AAGCGTCTGCAAAATTAAAAATAGGACTGAAAAATATAAAATGGTTTCCACCTACAATAGGTATCCAGCTTGGCCATGTTGTATCAATGATAGGGAAATAAAACATATCCACTACTTTACCATATAACAAGGAAGAATATCCTCCACCTTCAGGCATAAATGTGGCCAAAGAAGAATTTAAATAACCTTCCGGAACACTTGGCCCAAAAATCACTCCATAAAGTACACTGTCAATTATATTACCTAAAGCACCTGCTAAAATCATTGAAAGACAAACAATATAGCCTGTTTTGAGATTCTTCTTAACAACCTTGGTAATATAATAACCAATTAATGCAACAGCAATGATTCGGAATGAAGTGAGAAATAGCTTTCCGAATAATTCCATTCCGAAAGCCATTCCGTTATTTTCAGTAAAATAAATG
This genomic interval from uncultured Bacteroides sp. contains the following:
- a CDS encoding lipoprotein signal peptidase — encoded protein: MKIKITKGQLSVLIILSVLVIDQIIKVLVKTGMYLHENIRVCGNWFYIYFTENNGMAFGMELFGKLFLTSFRIIAVALIGYYITKVVKKNLKTGYIVCLSMILAGALGNIIDSVLYGVIFGPSVPEGYLNSSLATFMPEGGGYSSLLYGKVVDMFYFPIIDTTWPSWIPIVGGNHFIFFSPIFNFADASISCGIIALLLFYSKYLNEGHLTKKEAINKDEQEQTK